Within the Thermococcus sp. CX2 genome, the region GCTTCTACAGGGTGCTGTGATTTCTCCTTTATCCCACAACTCCAAAAGGTTATAAACGTCAAGGCCTAGGTTAGGTGGAGGTGAGGAAAGTGAGCAAGAAGAAGGTTGACTTTCACGATTTCGAAGGATTACTCGATAAAGCTTACGAGGAGCTTCCCGAAAACGTTAAGCATCACACCTCGAGGTTTGAGGTTCCGGCCGCAGTCGTCACGATAGAGGGCAACAAAACCATAATTGAGAACTTCAGGGACATAGCAGAGGCCATGAACCGCGACCCGAACCATCTCCTCAAGTTCATCCTGCGCGAGGTGGCAACGGCTGGAACGCTCGAGGGA harbors:
- a CDS encoding translation initiation factor IF-2 subunit beta: MSKKKVDFHDFEGLLDKAYEELPENVKHHTSRFEVPAAVVTIEGNKTIIENFRDIAEAMNRDPNHLLKFILREVATAGTLEGRRVVLQGRFTPYLIANKMKKYLKDYVICPVCGSPDTKIIKKGRFHFLKCEACGAETPIAHL